The Marinilongibacter aquaticus genome has a window encoding:
- a CDS encoding ComEA family DNA-binding protein: MKRLLKIGLILLMSFSGFAQKPPKPDIQMDQLIQQIAAVQNEDNNYEDLYESLMQFYLSPLDINSVSADELKSLNILSDSQIDELLSHREKYGALLSLYELQSIPSFDLQTIASLLPFVQIYPRTSLPNLLKMPQEATNHFLIIRTERTLEQAKGFEEGKYLGNPYKTYLRYRMQHSKAFSAGFILEKDQGEDNWTDYSTFHLQIQDRGKLKNLMLGDFQMQCGQGLILAGGYSAGKGSESIYTTRRSDLGFRPYNSVIEGGFFRGIGATFGLNKIDLSAFVSANTRDASANTQYENNEAFSSILISGLHRTQSEKDKKGVLQEQNIGVHMKWNFQKGQLGLTSLFTHFGTKIERNPRPYTRYEFTGNSNAVIGPNFSYTWQNFNFFGEAAYSSSGGIGALGGFVAALSPKWEWALNFRHYDKNFHSFYANSFRESSRTINENGIYTGLKFTPKKGIVWSAFYDKFKFPWLRYLVDAPSQGYDYLLRFSFRTSKKWNFYLQYHREQKEKNKPNNDTPLNFTVHTWRQNLLGQFEFKLNETLKSQTRLQFNTFKYEGLKQSNGLAFIQDIEGRIRKFQWKGRIAYFRTNDYDSRIYAYENDVLYSISFPAYYGHGIRLYLVHKIPIGRKLDFWLKIARTQLFDADKISSGLNEIDQPHKTDLKLQLRYRIK, from the coding sequence ATGAAACGCTTACTGAAAATAGGCTTGATTCTCCTGATGAGTTTCAGCGGTTTCGCACAAAAGCCCCCAAAACCGGACATTCAAATGGATCAGCTGATACAGCAGATTGCGGCCGTTCAAAACGAAGACAACAATTACGAAGATTTGTACGAATCATTGATGCAATTTTACCTCAGCCCTTTGGATATCAACAGCGTTTCGGCAGATGAGCTCAAAAGCCTGAATATTTTATCCGACAGCCAAATCGACGAACTCCTGTCGCATCGGGAAAAATACGGAGCCTTGTTGAGTTTATACGAATTGCAAAGCATTCCCAGTTTCGACCTCCAAACTATTGCTTCTCTGTTGCCCTTTGTACAAATCTACCCGCGTACATCCCTACCAAACTTGCTTAAAATGCCCCAAGAAGCCACCAACCACTTTCTGATCATCCGCACCGAACGCACATTGGAACAGGCCAAAGGTTTCGAAGAAGGGAAATACCTCGGCAATCCATACAAAACTTATCTGCGTTATCGCATGCAACATTCCAAGGCCTTCAGTGCCGGATTTATCCTGGAAAAAGATCAAGGTGAAGACAATTGGACAGACTACAGCACCTTCCACTTACAGATTCAGGACAGAGGCAAACTGAAAAATTTAATGCTCGGCGATTTCCAAATGCAATGCGGCCAAGGCCTCATACTGGCGGGCGGCTATTCGGCGGGCAAAGGCAGTGAAAGCATTTACACCACAAGACGCAGCGACCTCGGCTTCCGCCCTTACAATTCTGTGATCGAAGGCGGTTTCTTTCGCGGAATCGGAGCAACATTCGGTTTAAACAAAATCGACCTCAGTGCATTCGTTTCAGCCAATACACGAGATGCCAGTGCAAATACCCAATATGAAAACAACGAAGCATTCAGCTCGATTCTCATTTCTGGGCTTCACAGAACCCAAAGCGAAAAAGACAAGAAAGGCGTTTTGCAAGAACAGAATATTGGCGTACACATGAAATGGAATTTTCAGAAGGGCCAGCTCGGACTTACTTCTTTGTTCACGCATTTCGGCACAAAAATCGAACGTAACCCGAGACCCTATACACGTTACGAGTTCACAGGAAATTCTAACGCAGTTATCGGCCCAAACTTTAGCTATACTTGGCAAAATTTCAATTTCTTTGGCGAAGCAGCCTATTCTTCTAGCGGTGGAATAGGAGCCCTCGGCGGCTTTGTTGCAGCATTGAGCCCTAAATGGGAATGGGCTTTGAATTTTCGTCATTACGACAAAAATTTTCATAGTTTTTACGCCAATTCCTTTCGAGAGAGCAGCCGTACAATCAACGAAAATGGGATATACACCGGGCTGAAATTCACACCAAAAAAAGGTATAGTATGGAGTGCATTTTACGACAAATTCAAATTCCCTTGGCTCCGTTATTTGGTCGATGCCCCAAGTCAGGGATACGATTACCTGCTCCGCTTCTCATTTCGCACAAGCAAAAAATGGAATTTTTACTTGCAATACCACCGCGAGCAAAAAGAAAAGAACAAACCTAACAACGACACTCCTCTTAATTTCACTGTGCATACTTGGCGACAAAACCTGCTGGGCCAATTTGAATTCAAACTTAACGAAACACTAAAGTCGCAAACACGATTGCAGTTCAACACATTCAAATACGAAGGCTTGAAACAATCCAATGGTTTGGCTTTCATACAAGACATAGAAGGCCGTATTCGCAAATTCCAATGGAAGGGGCGAATCGCCTATTTTCGAACCAACGATTACGACTCACGAATATATGCATACGAAAACGATGTCCTTTATTCCATTTCTTTTCCGGCCTACTACGGACACGGCATTCGGCTTTATTTAGTTCATAAAATTCCGATTGGCCGCAAACTTGATTTTTGGTTAAAAATTGCGAGGACACAATTGTTTGATGCAGACAAAATAAGCAGCGGACTGAATGAAATTGATCAACCGCACAAAACAGACTTGAAACTGCAATTGAGGTATCGGATCAAATAG